The genomic window GTGTATTGTAAAAAACATGCTATAtaagtttgcaatgcaatgatgctagaccatttgcttAAAATCCTGAAGTCCCTTTATAgagttatactcagctgagcagagctcacagagtatattatatttttgttcgcataacggtaccccgtaacggcataaactaatcgagatagatatagacttctatagaTCAAAGTTAtatgggcaaaaaaagaaattcatttagccatatccgtacgtctgtctgtccgtaaacacgataatttgagtaaattttgaagcatcttaatgaaatttggtatgtaagttcctaggcactcatctcagagcgctatttgaaatcggcctataaccacgcccactttttcgatatcgaaaatttcgaaaaaccgaaattgcgataatttattaccaaagacagatataGCGTCGAAACTTGGCAgctgggttaaccttatgacgcagaatagaaaattagtaaaattttggacaatgggtgtggcacctcccacttttaaaagaagataatttaaaagttttgcaagctgtaatttggcagctgataatgtaatgttcggttacacccgaagttagccttccttacttgttgtatataGAAAATATATCGCATTTGTGGCACGGTTTAAAGAACTAGTAATACTAGTTATTagtttaataatttattttaaattttaaattaaaattttaggggGATGATTCAGGAAAACAATAGATATGTAAACAAAATGTACCCTATTATGTATACACATGCATTGAGTGACGCCAATAGAACTGACCCGTATCATTTCAGCTCATTAGAACTCAAATAATGTGTTCGAGCTAAATTGTCCATTAGAGTCTGGCTTTATTTTGTGTTATAGCGTAATATTGTGTTATGTGATAAATATAGCCACTTTACATATAAAGTTTAATACTTACTAGCCATGTGACCAAAATATTTCAGCACAAGCTTGTCTATTTTTGGAAAAACTCTCAATTCTCTACTCATAACTCAAATGAAAGTAATGTATGTGTGACATGTTCCCAATAATTCATACGTTCGGTTAATGGCATTGTGCCTATTGGTACGTGAGACCATGGTGATATAATACCAAACATTTGACTCATAAAATTTTGTTGCGCAAATGCTGCTGTACTTATACCGGTACATTATAAACATGAGCTAATGCCAAGAATGCATTATTGTTCTACCAATAAAAAATCGTAGACACCTTTGGTTTGTTTTGCATTGATGATTGCTTGTACTTTAGGTTGTTTCAGCGCATATTCCGTTGTACCCAGACCCACCAATTCCAGTACTTTTGCTAACGTGACAAAATCATTTGACATATCATAGATCGACGTTTTACCAGTCACATTTCTTACTAAAAGGCGTAAATAAGAATAAAATTATTACTATTagtaacatatttttattttattagaacttctttgcaattgtttacCAATCTGCCAAGAATCGAATTCTGGTTCAATCaatatttctgtataattttggTCCAATTTTTGGGGTTCTAATGTTAGAGCTGTTATCATAGTGATCTGCGTGCAAAAATGGTTTCAGGAGACACAATTCTTTTTAGGTATTTGTGGTtgtaacacacatacatacatacctcatGTCCACGCTTAAGCAATTCGCTTATTAGGACGCGATGCATCATGTAGTGACTTCTCGCTGGAATTACATAAGCTGCCAGTAGTTTAGCGCCATCTGTTGAAGATGTTTGAGTCAGTAGAGCAGTCAGAGTTAATATTGCGGTAGTAAATTTGTAATACTAGAttgaaatatattaaattttattcagGTTATCAGATCTAGATTTGATGTTAAATTTCTCAGGTGTATCATAATTGCGATGCTTGCGTTCCATATATCATTCGAAAGGTAAAAGAACAAGCTTATTTTCAGTTTATAAAAGAAATACCTATTCAAATTACGTTTTAGGAGGAAAAAAATAATGATacaaatattctatgatataaaTTTTTTCTGACCATCATTAATGTTCATTgacaaaaatatagaaaaaaatgcTACAGAAAGCGCTTCGTAGGTATATTTATGAAAaggtgcaataaaataaaaaattttattaaaaaatataaaaatatatcaaattttcctattaaaaaaaattgttttctaatatcaCTAATGTTCATTGAAAACTACGGAAAAATTCTGCGGTAAGCACTTAATAAGTAGCTATATTTATAAATAcgttttaatataataaaaaaatcgatCAATAATTAGGGCCACAGGAAGCGCCTAGGGTGGACGCAATTAGAAGCAGCTGCAGATGGAACGTGGCAAAACTAAACACTGAAGCCCAAATATCTGCCATTGACACATACCCGCTTAAAAATCTCGTCGCAACAAGTACTGAAGAGCGTGTTAAAGCTACTATGCTTGGCGTCACACAGACATGCAACAAATCTATGCCAATGCTACCAAATAAACAACGGATAAAGTCCATTTACTGGTGGAAAGAAGAAACAGCAGATAAAAGACGAAACTGCTTACGCTTAAACCGACTACATGTAAGGGTCACACGCTTGGTATAAGCTACTGTCGAAGTAGAATCATACAAGTACGCCGCTCTTACGAACAgcaaaaaatgaaaatgttgggatcTTCGAGAGGATGTCGAACGTTATGTATGCTAGGCACAACCGGAAAACTTTTTGAAATGCTACAAAAACCAAGCTTCGCAGATATAGTACAACAAGCAGGAGGACTATCATCCAGGCCGCAAAGCTCGGAAGCGTATAAATAGCGCAACGAAATAGTGCTTAATCCAAGTGAGTTGCCAGAGAAACGCTTTCAATAGCGCGAGAAGGGAAGATATGCTGGCGGCCTTGGAGCAGATATTTTAAATCCCATGCAATATACAACGCTTCATCAAAAGCTATCTCACTGATCGCACCCTTCTATACCCAACTTTACGATGTCCGAAGGCCTTGAAAACTAAATACGAAGCAGCAAAGCGATCAGTTTTTGGTCCTGACTTGTGGAATGCCAGTTACGATGAAATTTTCGATCTTGAAATGCCGATTGACATTACTGAAGGCATAACAACCCGAAATACAGAAAAAATACGCATGGAGCTCAATCTagtcatgcaaaaaaaaaaacagagttgATACTCCTAACAAAAAAGCATACACCGTTAGAAGTTAGCAATGACACCTACCCTGGAAATATAACATCAAAGAATTTAGTCAACATGTGACTCTGAAGGCATCTAAACATGTATTGTTGCCAACGAAGCTGATGGTAAACATCGGAGGAAAAAAAGCAAGCAAGAGAAACCTGCTGTGGACATAACCCCATCCACCTTTCTACACGGCTCCAAACTGTGGGCGAATATAATTCGTAAGATAAATCGTTGTACGCTTCTAACAGCTGTACAACGAACGGCAGCTCTGAGAGTGGCTTTCGCTTATCGCACTGTGTCAGGACCAGCCATACAAGTGATAAGCGGAACAATCTCCACCGATCTATCTAAAATGTTGAGCGGGCCAGAAGATTGGCAACAAATCTATACCTTAGCTCAGAGCAAAAAAGCGGGACATGGACGCAGGAACAATAGGAGTCGCTTAAAATACAATAAATACGACACGCCCCCATGAACTTATGGCAAATAGCATGGTTTTTAGTGCGTGGTCCGCTTCAATTTTATTGCATTGAGCTTTTTCAATAGCAATCCGCAAACAAGaaatcaatatatatgtatgagagAAATATTAAACTTAAAGCCCCCGTAGTTATTAGTTCTTGTGTACTGAGGCCCAAAAGTACACAAATTTAACAAAGTATACACCATTTATTAAAAAAGATTTCTAAACCTATCCTAATTTGATTTCACAGCGCAATAGTAATTATCCCCGCAGAGAATTGCATTAGCGCCTAACTGGGTCAGAACTTTTGCATTAAGAGATAGTACTTGTTCTAATTCTGTCCCCTCGCACTCTTTTCAACGAAATGGCAATTAGAAACTTTTTCGGGCCTTTGGAATGCATTTTCAGCTGGTTCCGTTATGGGACGGTCGCTGCCTTAGATTGAAAAGTCCGCTGTCGGTAAGACCGACACCCTCTGTTGCTGCCGTGAGGCGTTACAGACTATCTCGTTTTTCTTGCAAAGTGCAGCATAGCACAGTAGGTGCAAAGGTGACATAATTACGATATCGTTTGTCCTTCGGAAGAAGAATAAGAAACTATGGCTTTCCGCCTACTATCTGTTTGCAAATAGTCATGTTTCGAAGCATTTTTTCTATGAGAGTAGCAAAAGTTTTGGGAATTTATTTCAAGCTAACCTAATTGTTTTGTAAGTATTCCGTTGGCCCCTATTGATTTCGAAGGGCTGTTGAAAGGTCTTATATATTTTTCTCGTTGTGATCTTGGTAGCATGCTCATGCCATGCGTGTGGTCCAGTGGAAAGCAGTACACGAACAAAGCTACCTTTATTGAGCACGTCCATCCAAAGagcataaatataataagagccaccagtctgctacgagtggcgagtaactcgctggaaattaaaaagaATGATGTctaatgttttctatgagggacatttttaattgtcacGCATTAATCCATGTCGTGTTGGCATCTTATGCAAGTGTGATTTTTGTaaagagaattaattagttaattatatgcagtcggaaaaataaacacaaataccccacgtaaatgtataaagacatttatgcacatctcgcccaaaaaaacctGCTATTACCTTAAGCAAAAACATTATGCAAAGTAACGAATAACGTCTCCTATTATATTTATCTTCTTTGCTCCATCAACTAGTTTGCTGTACGAAATTTCCCCACTATAATTATGTGTGCTTGTGGCCCAGGGTCGCGATCAACTTTAGCGCAAAGTACTTTCAACCCTTCAAGAAGAACCAAGAATTTTGCCACGGAAATATCCAAAATCGGACCGTTGATAAGTTTGGGTTGTTTCAGCGTCGTTTGCCCATAGAAACATTCAGAGATATGACGAAGCAGACGAACTCGCAAAGGCAGGGTCATTCCTGGATACTACGAGGGCGGTCGAGATGCATCATCCATTAATCGAAACAAACAAGCAACGGAATAAATTGGTGAAAGAAATACATTTTCAGTATCGCTACCACAATCACGGGACACTTGTTGTTTGAACTGCATGCTGATATAATGGGAATCCTTTTTGACAGAATTTGAAGGAGCTGCAGTGAGTGCGAGATTTCTAACTATGGGCAGCTATGCACTATCGGAACAGTGCATTGTCTGTAAAAGGTAAAAATAGATTCACCGACCGAGCCGAAAGGTGTAAAGGAAGCACTGATCATTCCTACTACAACAGCAGCAATTGGTTCTAGAAAAAGTGCTCGGGTCTTCCTCTATACTAGGATGCCTAGACACCTTTCTTATCAATATTAACCTAAAAATAAACTATGTTGCTTAGGCCAGTTTGTGATTATCACTTTAACCAGTTATTAATTAATCTACCAAGTAGTTTTTATAGCAGAAGTAAGGgatacataaaaaatatatgtatattagggtgggcaaAAAAGTACCTTTTtctttttggtgtggtgaaagtatTCTGCAGGACATCAAAATAGATAGTAtgaaaaaatttcagttttttaagctttcatgaaaatgaagtcGTCGTATATTAggttcgtcacgaatcccaaattgtaagtccttaaaggaaaatagatagacccaccattaagtataccgaaataatcaggatgaagaactgagttgatttagccatgtccttctaACCGTCTgtgcgtctgtctgtttgtatgcaaactagtccctagaGTTGCTACTGAACGAACACACATTTTCTCTGCGGGCGGTgtcaaaatgtttaataaatagcATCAACCGATTTTAGCCAAAGGGTCTGGTGAAAACACGTTCAGGTTGCAgcagtttaataaataaatagttccaGGACATAGtgcatcaaaataaaataaaaaataaaaataattatcttTCCATCTGACCGGCACAGCAACGAAACATACCTTTTAAGAGTATATTTCCAGCATTCAGATTCCGTAAGTATTAGTGTGGTTTGTTTCGATATACAGAGCATGCGTAATTCCCATTGAAGCGGGGTTCAAAGTAAATGGTTTTTACCTCTTCGCAAGGAGTAGTAAGGGCGGATTTAGCCGCATTTGGCCCTATTTTACATTGCTGAGCTTAGGTTTGCTAAGGTTTAAGTACTTAACAAATCATTTACTtaccattttatatttttttttttgtaattcaagAGAGGTTTTAACTTtccttaaaatatatatactaaatataatctaaagtttttttttactgaAATCACCAAAGTTGAGTGTAAACACCATAAGCGCAATATTTGCACTAACCTCTTAAGTAAAAAAAACTTCGCTTTAAAGCATTTATATCGAAACCTTGAAATTATCTGCCTAGACCGTACACGTTGACGTCATCTGATACTTAATCGTGGTAGACTCATTCATTTATGAGTATTATTGTTATAATGACTTAAtaaccaaaagcaaaaaaaaaaaactttccattttTTATAAACTAAATCTAGATAGAACAGAGATGACCTTGAGAGCTTTGCACAGCTTCGACAGCTATTTTGTCGTGTTAGCGCAGCGACGGAAATTCAAGCAGCCAATCAGTTTTCGCCTGTACCTCAAGCCATTGTAAGGGTTTACAGGGAGGATATTTATCATCTGCTCCTTCACAGCTCCGCTTACCTGACCAAAATGCTTGtgcttgtttgtttttgttgagGCTGTTCGGCAGCGTTGTAATTTTACGGCAAAAAATTGTGTATTAGCTGTCGTATTGTTTATAACGGATAGCTTTTGAATGGGTAGAAAATCTTAACTGCCGTATTTGGATTCTTGATATTGATGTAAGTACATGTGTTTGGATATCCAATTCATTTTTGCATCCCTGAGTCTATGCAAATGGTAGCAACCTCGACACTTCGCTCACTAAGttttcgtggaagctcaacgtggtggAGAGAATGAAGAAGAGCTCAACGGAACTAAATTTATGCATATAAAAGGATGCTGGTGTGTTCGTAGGGTCTATCGCCTTCTCTCTCTCATTGCAAGGCCTATCCTATACTACGAAGTCCTTGTTtaatggaaagccacacaaaaaagaacctacctcaaaaaatttgtgAGGGTATGATATTAATACTTAGCATTACGGAAGCATAGAAAGCAACCCAGACGGGCGCACCGtacgccattctgcacattccacatgAAAACCTAGTGGCAAAGAACACAGCGCTAACAACTACAACTAGCCTCAgtacctcggggcagcttgaacgTAGACCATGCGGCCATAGTAGTATGGCGTCATCAATAACATGTCAAGCAGGTTTAAGAGCCATtgtagaggtggatggttggcggaAGGGTACCCAAACGGCAGTTCTGCGGTAGACGTCGCTTCATCTTTTATTTGGAAAAGAGTACGGATACTACATCTATATCAAGATTTATTATTTATCAGGGGCATATGTCAATAAATGGGAATGAAgcagcggacgaactagctaaaaaacttcgaagcttgctccgtagacgtcttaACTAGATTAGGCGAGATTTATAGGCGACAGTtgtatgatcgaccaagcgagacAGGTGTGAACCCAAGCTCGGACTAAActtggactaacaaagttgctccttTCATAACGGGTATTCTTTAAAATCAGGCTTTGCCAGTGATAGCTGATGTTGAAAGTGTAGATTGGAGGATGAAATTATATAGCACGTTTTGTGCTTGAGGCCTGTCAGGCTTAGACTACAGCTAATAGGAATAACACATCTATCAGACGAAGAAGCCGCAAGTGACATAGGTACTGGAAAATTCATAGTATTTGACAAGAGGAGCTATTTTACAAAATAAGTCCTGGCTTTTGagaggggttttcagtttggccgtAAAACGAACTGTtggtaacattacggactcattcagtctatgcgaggtcctgaGGGAcggttcaacctaacttaacctttgTGCCAAACGTGTGTTCCACACTGATTTGACACTTCATTCAGTGGTAAACGGCATTGTGTTAAAAAGAGAAGCAAACAAACATATCTTACTTGTATACAGACCTTTACAGTGCTTTAAGTACTACACCTCTCCATCTGCGTATATTCTTTGCTTAAAGTTTCCCTTGTacaaatatacttttacaaaaaatattgcgATTGTGTTGGAAAGGTTCTCGGATCATGCGCACATATAAAACACTAGAGGCATGCCGTCCGCCTATCTTAACGTGATCGAAAGCCATGTatcttgatgtatctttttatgcgtGAATCtcatgctggatatgaccatatttcaagcaccggcaaagtcaatcagcctcagtccattaggagaagtttcattgtggaGGCTGAagtttccgactgtagggccaaaaacaccttctttgcccaccctggcgtgaaagtcgccaagcacgacttttatatcatggcggggcagcgctcgtatgtgaaTTCTCATGGTGCATAAAAAGCGTCTTTCCCCTTATTTTCTCTCTCCGGCGCATGGGCGCATATaaatgatatattaaacaattttgcttttattcggatagcggcgagacgttcgtccacaggcgtgaacgccaatacttggcgaTAAAGTCTCTCTTCTACCACGAATCCGATGCCAAAacttgtatggccactccaatagatgtcacaatttttaatcttctttcttccttgcttcgtccaacgcatttcttggatggcggtgatgtcagattttggcTTGACgtggacatcaaccagccgggaatCTGCACCAAtaccattcagggagcggacgttccaggtgcatgccctcaattcattgtccttcaaatgtTTGCCaaggtcgtcatcaatagagagtgttctttttttccgaggcttgttgttgcttttcattggagtatggtttgacgtggcgggtctcaagccgctcagcgggggtgaaaatattacttacaCGTTTATATAGCGTGCCGCTTGctcaagacagacgcccgcttgcagccgcacctagtggTGAACAGACCCTGCCGATGTGAGATCACCCGGCTCGCcattaaaccgattatgtcagagtggcctagccaggttgtcgccttctcacattagctcacaaCTAAGCGGATGTTTAGTTGCTACCTAGAGGATACTTGgtcgcaagcgaccggaagtagtgacctgcttgaaccgcatgcaaaagaatcgcaccggtcattcccaggtgaatggcggtcagaagctttccccactttggTGGACTTCTGCAAACGGCTTCaccctccccgaaggttttggggagtgttatcgatgttgatggtcctttgcctgatatatatagatccggtacgttccggtaacacagcaccattaaggtactagcccgaccatctcgggaacgatttatatgaccacattacaccttccaggccatcccgctctccccaccccctagttcctaCAGGAACTTGGGGCGGCCAATACTTtggctgttaattaaacatgattcgccacgggtaggtgagtttgacaattgggttggagaagctatatgttgcgctccacaaccccttgaatcagtttggtattttagtggcctcttacgacaggcatgcataccgcgggtatattctaagccccttaaccagCTGGGGTCTTGGTTTGTTATCGCCAAACCATTCGCTTGTTGTTGGTATCTTATCGGCTTATTATAGCCGAGTTACAGATGTGCCACTTACGTTATAGTaaaattttatcggtatctgttctATAAAAAACAGAAGGGTCGTAGAGTAAAAATTGATAacactcgaaaaaaaaatttataaattttcgatagaaaattgttaagttttttacaaaaaatcgataacaagaAGATAACAAATCCACAAGTTTTCGAAGGCAAATTGATCACTTTTGAGAATTTTTCGATAAGAGACCaatattttaatggcaacatgtCGATACCTGTTCAATagaaaatcgataagttttcgagaGTTAACAGAAAATtattcgattacaaatcgataactctttgaCTAGAAATCGATAACACGTCGGCAAAGAATTGGTAACATTTCTATATCAATTCGATAATTTTAAGATTACGTTTtccgtaacaaatcgataacttttcgatagttaaTTGTTAGCTAACCAATGCATAGTGGATAAGAAACTTCAATGAAAACCCAAGAATTATtaacactttgataacaaattggtaacacttcgtACAGTTTTGGCTCAAGCTTCGCTTTTGCCTTCATACCTTGCCTTTACaatcttttattttcctttcataATATCGTAAGGCTTGCACGTGATCTTAGAAATTTCGCCGCCCTGCGCTGCTTTCCACACCCATCCTGCCTAATCATTCACATTACCTGTCCGCTTTTGATTTCTCCAAAGTGtattgtgacgcctaccatagaTTCATTGTCTGACTATAAATATAAGTATGTAGATTTTGATGCGACTGCAGCTCAAGCACGATTCTTCCAGAATGTCTGCTGCTTTTTTTACGGTTACCATTTCCGAGGGAAAGACGATACATTACACTGGAAGCTTGTAGGATCGACTGATTTCTGGATCGATACAGTAAATAGCAGACTCGACCCCTTTCATTAATTTGGAACGATCAGTATGCACTTCTATTATTTATTCTACCTTTTCCACATACTTGCGCCAACCCTCCAACTTTGTTATAGCTCGAAGATGTCTTTCGAAGGTCAGGCACGGCACTATTGAGTTTGCTCGCCCTCTATTAGATAACGCTCTACTGCCTTGGTTATAAGACCTGCACTCAAGTTATCCAAGGTTTAAGAAACTTTCACTGAAATTTCGGCATTCCTTACTTCTATGAGACACCttccactttttttctgaagaaataataaggtaaaaaatattttcctaagAAAACTACAccttttttaactttatttcagAAACGGGGAAATTTGTTTGAGAAACGAACAAATAAGTTTGAGAAAAGGGCAAAGGCATTTGAGAACTGTAAATCATACTTGAACTGGTACCATAAAATGTGAAATCGCCTTCTAATTAATTTCGTCTACAATGAGCTCTACATAATTGATACCATTTGTCCatagcataaaaaatatttaaacaaatgacGTTCACCGCATCAAAAAGAGTATAGTACCTACCACCTTTATTGTGGGGGTAAA from Eurosta solidaginis isolate ZX-2024a chromosome 3, ASM4086904v1, whole genome shotgun sequence includes these protein-coding regions:
- the LOC137247070 gene encoding uncharacterized protein; this encodes MMHRVLISELLKRGHEITMITALTLEPQKLDQNYTEILIEPEFDSWQIVRNVTGKTSIYDMSNDFVTLAKVLELVGLGTTEYALKQPKVQAIINAKQTKGVYDFLLVEQ